The proteins below come from a single Prochlorococcus marinus CUG1415 genomic window:
- a CDS encoding NAD(P)H-dependent oxidoreductase — translation MTESKDLIIITASCGKNLELAEKFLEKSNENQISSEILDLTTLDIPLFNPRIHNKENIPVEIQEIKKKLFSIEKWVICAPEYNGSIPPILSNLIAWLSISGDDFRNLFNGQPIAIATFSGGIGLELLTSLRIQLVHLGSQVLGRQLLSSYSKPIDVKTIEDIIQRLLQMKKLKI, via the coding sequence CTGAATCAAAAGATCTAATAATCATTACAGCTAGTTGTGGAAAAAATCTAGAACTTGCTGAAAAATTCCTTGAAAAAAGTAATGAAAATCAAATAAGTTCTGAAATTTTAGATCTTACCACTCTTGATATTCCACTATTTAATCCACGAATTCATAACAAAGAGAATATTCCAGTTGAAATACAAGAAATTAAAAAAAAGCTTTTCTCAATAGAAAAATGGGTGATTTGTGCTCCTGAATATAATGGATCTATACCTCCTATTCTCTCCAACTTAATAGCATGGCTTTCTATTTCTGGAGATGACTTTAGGAATTTATTTAATGGTCAACCAATTGCAATTGCAACATTCTCTGGGGGCATAGGCTTAGAACTACTTACCTCATTACGTATTCAATTAGTGCATTTAGGAAGTCAGGTATTAGGGCGACAACTTTTGTCCTCATATAGTAAACCTATAGATGTCAAAACTATTGAAGATATTATTCAAAGACTTTTACAGATGAAAAAATTAAAAATATAA
- the mrdA gene encoding penicillin-binding protein 2: MILFRLIFLQLFNYESFKKMSDENRIRLIASQPIRGRILDKNGYVLADSRVKYSLIIKPQSVNKSNWAQHKLSIAHLLNIDSNLIQKKYYEGLKNQKLAVTILDDLNVDQLIKFKENEDNLFSFEIATKLIRNYPYQSVAAHVIGYTQPITEAEYKFLSEKGYKLNDLIGRTGIEYVYEDFIRGEWGGEMVEVNSLGKFQRSLGIKRSQQGNDIELTIDINLQLVADEVLKDKKAGAIIVMDPRDGAIRAMSSKPTFDLNFFSKDFKPEKEYNKIFNSPEKPLFNRALNAYDPGSVWKIVTALAGLESGKFPSDTILDTKPCITYGSQCFREHNDLGFGAIGYEDALRVSSNTFFYQVGYGVGVDEIHKVSKKLGFNSLSGIEISEQENIGLVASSAWAKEGRGWGQPGRTPWVPEDIASMSIGQFVVQVTPMQIARAYAAIANGGYLVTPHLAKKGQVNLSETKSIKIDIDPNNIQLIKRGLRKVVESGTGVSINYGVSNLPPVSGKTGTAEDGEGGLDHAWFVCFTPFEKSELLVVAFAQNTPGGGSVHALPMAREILKVWNEKK; encoded by the coding sequence TTGATTTTATTTAGATTAATTTTTTTACAACTTTTCAATTATGAATCTTTTAAAAAAATGTCTGATGAGAATAGGATTAGACTTATTGCTTCTCAACCAATACGCGGAAGAATATTGGATAAAAATGGTTATGTTTTAGCAGATAGTAGAGTTAAATATTCTTTAATAATAAAGCCTCAATCTGTAAATAAAAGCAATTGGGCACAGCATAAATTAAGTATTGCTCATTTATTAAATATTGATAGTAATTTAATTCAAAAAAAATATTATGAGGGCCTAAAAAATCAAAAACTTGCAGTAACTATTCTTGATGATTTAAATGTAGATCAATTAATAAAATTTAAGGAAAATGAAGATAATTTATTTAGTTTTGAAATAGCGACGAAATTAATTAGAAATTATCCTTATCAATCTGTTGCTGCGCATGTAATTGGTTATACTCAGCCAATCACTGAAGCAGAATATAAATTTTTATCTGAGAAGGGTTATAAATTAAATGACTTAATAGGGAGAACTGGCATTGAATATGTTTACGAAGATTTCATAAGAGGTGAATGGGGAGGAGAAATGGTTGAAGTAAATTCTTTAGGCAAATTTCAAAGATCATTGGGTATAAAACGATCACAACAAGGTAATGATATTGAATTGACAATTGATATAAATTTGCAATTAGTTGCTGATGAAGTTCTTAAAGACAAAAAAGCTGGAGCGATAATAGTTATGGATCCAAGAGATGGTGCAATAAGAGCGATGTCAAGTAAGCCTACTTTTGATTTGAATTTCTTTTCAAAGGATTTTAAGCCTGAAAAAGAATATAATAAGATATTTAATTCTCCTGAAAAACCTCTTTTTAATAGAGCATTAAATGCTTATGATCCAGGCAGTGTTTGGAAAATTGTAACTGCTTTAGCTGGCTTAGAAAGTGGCAAATTTCCTAGTGATACTATTCTAGATACAAAACCATGTATCACTTATGGGAGTCAATGTTTTAGGGAACACAATGATTTAGGCTTTGGGGCTATAGGTTATGAAGATGCTTTAAGAGTTTCAAGCAATACATTTTTTTATCAAGTCGGATATGGTGTAGGAGTTGATGAAATTCATAAGGTGTCCAAAAAGCTTGGTTTTAATTCTTTATCTGGAATTGAAATTTCTGAACAAGAAAATATAGGATTAGTAGCTAGTAGCGCATGGGCTAAAGAAGGTAGAGGATGGGGCCAACCAGGTAGAACTCCTTGGGTTCCCGAAGATATTGCGAGTATGTCTATTGGACAATTTGTTGTACAAGTTACTCCTATGCAAATAGCTAGAGCATATGCTGCGATTGCAAATGGAGGTTATCTGGTGACTCCCCATTTAGCTAAAAAAGGTCAAGTAAATCTTTCAGAAACAAAAAGTATTAAAATTGACATTGATCCAAATAATATCCAGTTGATAAAACGCGGTCTCAGGAAAGTAGTAGAGTCAGGTACTGGAGTATCAATTAATTATGGAGTTTCGAATTTACCTCCAGTGTCAGGTAAAACTGGAACTGCTGAAGATGGCGAAGGTGGTTTAGATCATGCTTGGTTTGTTTGCTTTACTCCTTTTGAAAAGAGTGAGTTACTTGTAGTGGCTTTTGCACAAAATACTCCCGGTGGTGGCTCTGTTCATGCACTTCCTATGGCAAGAGAAATTTTAAAAGTTTGGAATGAAAAAAAATGA
- a CDS encoding PD-(D/E)XK nuclease family protein — translation MSEIIKLSRSTVEKYLSCPRCCVLDKKYQIKPPSLPFTLNIAVDNLCKNEFDHYRRIQEPHPLLIEHCIDAVPLKHKNLERWRNNFKGIRYKSIEHHYDFGGAVDDIWQKKNGDLIIVDVKATSRNNFDWSETFNKYEYAKAYKRQLEMYQWLFKKNGFKVAKEAYLLYFNGKKNEEVFNNQLNFDVHLIRLECSTAWVEHKIIDTVNLLRSDIFPKPSFNCEYCNYLKRRWQLSIN, via the coding sequence ATGAGCGAGATTATTAAATTAAGTCGATCTACTGTCGAAAAATATCTTAGTTGTCCAAGGTGTTGTGTACTTGATAAAAAATATCAAATAAAACCACCATCATTACCATTTACCTTAAATATAGCTGTAGATAATTTATGTAAAAATGAATTTGATCATTACAGAAGAATACAGGAGCCTCATCCTTTATTGATTGAACATTGTATTGATGCTGTTCCTTTAAAACACAAAAATTTAGAGCGTTGGAGAAATAATTTTAAAGGGATAAGGTATAAGTCAATTGAACATCATTATGATTTTGGCGGTGCTGTCGATGATATTTGGCAGAAAAAAAATGGTGATCTCATTATTGTTGATGTAAAAGCAACATCAAGAAATAATTTTGATTGGTCCGAGACTTTTAATAAATACGAATATGCAAAAGCTTATAAGAGACAATTGGAAATGTATCAGTGGTTATTTAAAAAAAATGGTTTTAAAGTTGCAAAAGAAGCTTATCTTTTATATTTTAATGGGAAGAAAAATGAAGAGGTTTTTAATAATCAATTAAATTTTGATGTACATCTAATTAGATTAGAGTGTTCTACAGCATGGGTAGAACATAAGATAATTGATACGGTCAATTTATTACGTTCGGATATTTTTCCCAAACCTTCATTCAATTGCGAATATTGTAATTATTTAAAGAGGCGTTGGCAATTATCGATAAATTAA
- a CDS encoding tetratricopeptide repeat protein, whose translation MRGFGENYKSNKKTNKKTNKKTNKKTKPSKEQFINQAINFHVQGKISEATKYYQYCLDQGFQDYRVFSNYGVILSELGKLKEAEILYRKAIEINPNYAEAHSNLGIILSKLGKLKEAEILYRKAIEINPNYAEAHSNLGIILSKLGKLKEAEILYRKAIEINPNYAEAHSNLGIILKDLGKSKEAEILYRKAIEINPNYAQAYSNLGNILKDLGKLKEAEILYRKAIEINPNYAEAHSNLGNILKDLGKSKEAEILYRKAIEINPNYAQAYSNLGIILSELGKLKEAEIPCRKAIEIDPNYAEAHSNLGIILKGLGKLKEAEILYRKAIEINPNYAEAYLSLGTILRDLGKSKEAELCSEKIMSIRKWSILGSYSFNRAMKLD comes from the coding sequence ATGAGAGGTTTTGGAGAAAATTATAAATCTAATAAGAAAACTAATAAGAAAACTAATAAGAAAACTAATAAGAAAACCAAACCTTCTAAAGAACAATTTATTAATCAGGCTATCAATTTCCATGTGCAAGGAAAAATCTCTGAAGCAACGAAATATTATCAATATTGCCTAGATCAAGGTTTTCAAGATTATAGAGTTTTTTCTAATTATGGAGTAATTTTGAGTGAGCTTGGCAAATTAAAAGAAGCAGAAATCTTATACCGCAAAGCAATTGAAATTAATCCTAATTACGCAGAAGCGCATTCCAATCTGGGAATCATTTTGAGTAAGCTTGGCAAATTAAAAGAAGCAGAAATCTTATACCGCAAAGCAATTGAAATTAATCCTAATTACGCAGAAGCGCATTCCAATCTGGGAATCATTTTGAGTAAGCTTGGCAAATTAAAAGAAGCAGAAATCTTATACCGCAAAGCAATTGAAATTAATCCTAATTACGCAGAAGCGCATTCCAATCTGGGAATCATTTTAAAAGATCTTGGTAAATCAAAAGAAGCAGAAATCTTATACCGCAAGGCAATTGAAATTAATCCTAATTATGCACAGGCATATTCCAATCTGGGAAACATTTTAAAAGATCTTGGTAAATTAAAAGAAGCAGAAATCTTATACCGCAAAGCAATTGAAATTAATCCTAATTACGCAGAAGCGCATTCCAATCTGGGAAACATTTTAAAAGATCTTGGTAAATCAAAAGAAGCAGAAATCTTATACCGCAAAGCAATTGAAATTAATCCTAATTACGCACAGGCATATTCCAATCTGGGAATCATTTTGAGTGAGCTTGGCAAATTAAAAGAAGCAGAAATTCCTTGCCGCAAAGCAATTGAAATTGATCCTAATTACGCAGAAGCGCATTCCAATCTGGGAATAATATTAAAAGGTCTTGGCAAATTAAAAGAAGCAGAAATCTTATATCGCAAGGCAATTGAAATTAATCCTAATTACGCAGAAGCATATTTAAGCCTGGGAACCATATTGAGAGATCTTGGTAAATCAAAAGAAGCAGAATTATGTTCAGAAAAAATTATGTCTATTAGGAAATGGTCTATTTTGGGTTCATATAGTTTTAATCGTGCGATGAAATTAGATTGA
- a CDS encoding MTH1187 family thiamine-binding protein — protein MFVSIDLCLVPIGVGTSLSPYIKECLEVIKNEGLNYQLGANGTAIEGDWDKVFECVKKCHKKIHSKGAPRIYTTMKVNTRTDKEQKFSDKVKSVLDK, from the coding sequence ATGTTTGTAAGTATTGATTTATGCTTAGTCCCTATTGGAGTTGGAACTTCTCTATCTCCCTATATAAAAGAGTGTCTTGAAGTTATCAAAAATGAAGGACTTAACTATCAATTAGGAGCGAATGGAACTGCAATAGAGGGAGATTGGGATAAAGTATTTGAATGTGTTAAAAAGTGCCATAAAAAAATTCATTCAAAAGGTGCTCCTAGAATTTATACAACCATGAAAGTAAATACTAGAACTGATAAAGAACAAAAATTCTCAGATAAAGTAAAAAGTGTATTAGACAAATAA
- a CDS encoding AAA family ATPase, with product MFITVCGQKGGVAKTCTSIHLASVWHSEGKKVCIVDADKNRSALAYSSRGNLPFPVFPVSSAAKASRSSEIVITDGQASSDQEELKHLAYGSDLVILPTTAKARSVELTVELANLLSNLRVNHAVVIVKVDFRQQKAAQQAKAALENFGLYVFDKFIPLLSAFDKAEASGNAVFEAVDDLGRSDPRRMTGWSAYCSIASQIPCLISKPSSDTNNNQQPISA from the coding sequence TTGTTTATTACTGTTTGCGGACAAAAAGGGGGTGTAGCTAAAACCTGCACAAGTATTCACCTTGCTAGTGTTTGGCATTCGGAAGGTAAAAAGGTTTGCATAGTCGATGCTGACAAGAATAGATCAGCATTAGCATACTCATCAAGAGGTAATCTTCCATTTCCAGTTTTCCCAGTCAGTTCAGCTGCTAAAGCATCAAGATCATCAGAAATCGTAATCACTGATGGACAAGCTAGCAGTGATCAAGAAGAACTTAAACACTTAGCGTATGGTTCAGATTTAGTTATCTTACCTACAACTGCAAAAGCAAGATCCGTAGAATTAACTGTTGAACTGGCTAATTTATTAAGCAACTTAAGAGTTAACCATGCAGTAGTAATAGTAAAAGTTGATTTTAGACAGCAAAAAGCAGCGCAACAAGCGAAAGCAGCTCTAGAGAATTTTGGTTTATATGTTTTTGATAAATTTATACCCTTACTTTCAGCGTTCGATAAAGCAGAAGCCTCGGGTAATGCTGTATTTGAAGCTGTAGACGATTTAGGTAGATCAGATCCTCGTCGAATGACGGGCTGGTCTGCTTATTGTTCAATTGCCTCACAAATTCCATGCCTGATTTCGAAGCCCTCATCCGACACCAACAACAACCAACAACCAATCAGCGCTTAA
- a CDS encoding aldo/keto reductase encodes MKKKIGLGTWSWGNKLFWNYKSVNDDDLRETYNEALKRGFDLIDTADSYGTGNLQGRSELLIGKFLLDTPFAQRKRIQIATKLAPYPWRIGDKGFNKPFLKSLERLNNKLDIVQLHWSTATYNPMQELGLLNNLCDLKDQGFDFQIGLSNIGPKRLQKLLTYLSMRDQRLKSVQIQFSLLAPDLQKQYQVKKICEENNIDFFAYSPLSFGILCIDPDKDDNKERSFIRNVLFKRYKKPTYELRRCLKRIAKQRSVSQAQVAINWCCYQGTIPLVGMRKKSQVLDVSNVFKWNLNKVEFNSLQEASENCLRKMPKNPFSSV; translated from the coding sequence GTGAAGAAAAAAATTGGACTAGGTACTTGGTCTTGGGGGAATAAGTTGTTTTGGAATTACAAATCTGTAAATGACGATGATTTACGTGAAACCTATAATGAAGCGTTGAAAAGAGGGTTTGATCTAATTGATACTGCGGATTCTTATGGTACTGGTAATCTTCAGGGTAGAAGTGAATTATTGATAGGCAAATTTTTACTAGATACTCCTTTTGCACAAAGAAAAAGAATTCAAATAGCTACTAAACTCGCACCTTATCCTTGGAGAATTGGTGATAAAGGTTTTAATAAACCATTTTTAAAAAGTTTAGAAAGGCTTAATAATAAATTAGACATAGTTCAATTGCATTGGTCAACTGCAACATACAATCCTATGCAGGAATTAGGACTGTTGAATAATCTTTGCGATTTAAAAGATCAAGGGTTTGATTTTCAAATCGGCTTATCAAATATAGGTCCTAAAAGGTTGCAGAAATTACTTACTTACTTGTCAATGCGAGATCAGAGGCTAAAAAGCGTTCAGATTCAGTTTTCCTTACTTGCTCCAGATTTACAAAAACAATATCAAGTAAAAAAAATTTGCGAAGAAAATAATATTGATTTCTTTGCTTATAGTCCTTTATCTTTTGGAATTCTTTGTATTGATCCAGATAAAGACGACAATAAAGAAAGAAGTTTTATTCGAAATGTTTTATTTAAAAGGTATAAAAAACCTACATATGAACTCCGGAGATGTCTTAAAAGGATTGCGAAACAAAGATCAGTTTCTCAAGCTCAAGTAGCAATTAATTGGTGTTGTTACCAAGGCACTATTCCACTTGTTGGAATGCGAAAAAAATCTCAAGTTCTAGATGTATCTAATGTCTTTAAGTGGAATTTAAATAAAGTTGAATTTAATTCACTTCAGGAGGCTTCAGAAAATTGTTTAAGAAAAATGCCTAAAAATCCTTTTTCAAGTGTTTGA
- a CDS encoding THUMP domain-containing class I SAM-dependent RNA methyltransferase, whose translation MNVVASAPEGLEKYLAEEIANLGGLNINTYKRFINFECDYATFYRVHFYSRLAFRFYRTIASFTCYDKQSLYEGVRDSFEWLDWLHYEKTFNVQVTGRTSSLSHTHFTALEVKNSITDLQQAVWEKRSNISLNHPDFIIHLHLNNNKATISLQSSVESLHKRGYRPAVGNAPLKENLASGLINMTQWNGKVPLIDIMCGSGTFLIEAVNQFLEVPMNIDKVYLFENWLDFRKDIYLSEKNKAKNKIINYAKLPKIIGCEINTKVFEQAEVNTSLAGLENYIELINNDFLELQLKFTPGIIICNPPYGKKLGNENELIFLYEQIGIFLKNNFSGWEFWLLSGNPKLTKYLKMKSSLKIPVSNGGIDCRWIKYLIR comes from the coding sequence ATGAATGTCGTTGCATCCGCTCCAGAGGGACTAGAGAAATATTTAGCTGAAGAAATTGCAAATTTAGGTGGTTTGAATATTAATACCTATAAAAGATTTATTAATTTTGAATGTGATTATGCCACTTTTTACAGAGTTCATTTCTATTCTAGGTTAGCTTTTCGTTTCTATAGAACAATTGCAAGTTTTACTTGCTATGACAAGCAATCTTTATATGAGGGGGTTAGAGATTCATTTGAGTGGTTGGATTGGTTGCACTATGAAAAAACGTTTAATGTTCAAGTGACTGGGCGAACATCTTCTTTAAGTCATACACATTTTACTGCTCTTGAAGTGAAAAATTCTATAACGGATTTGCAACAGGCAGTTTGGGAAAAAAGATCAAATATTTCTTTAAATCATCCTGATTTTATAATTCATCTTCATTTAAATAATAATAAAGCGACTATTAGTCTTCAAAGTAGTGTAGAAAGCTTACACAAACGAGGCTATAGACCTGCAGTTGGAAATGCTCCATTAAAAGAAAATTTAGCGTCTGGATTGATAAACATGACTCAATGGAATGGCAAAGTCCCTTTAATTGATATTATGTGCGGTTCAGGAACTTTTTTAATTGAGGCTGTTAACCAATTTCTTGAAGTCCCTATGAATATTGATAAAGTTTATCTTTTTGAGAATTGGTTGGACTTCAGGAAAGATATTTATCTTAGTGAAAAAAATAAAGCAAAAAATAAAATTATAAATTATGCAAAATTACCAAAAATTATAGGCTGTGAAATTAATACAAAGGTTTTTGAGCAGGCTGAAGTTAACACATCATTGGCAGGCCTCGAAAATTATATTGAACTTATAAACAATGATTTTTTAGAACTCCAATTAAAATTTACGCCTGGGATAATTATATGTAATCCTCCATATGGCAAAAAATTGGGCAATGAAAATGAATTAATTTTTTTATATGAACAAATTGGAATCTTCCTAAAGAATAACTTTTCAGGTTGGGAATTTTGGCTACTTAGTGGAAATCCAAAATTAACAAAATATTTGAAAATGAAATCCTCATTGAAAATACCTGTTAGTAATGGGGGAATTGACTGCAGATGGATAAAGTATTTAATAAGGTAA
- a CDS encoding phage holin family protein: MEKSKNKNFANTASRISAIASSVMDLHVRIALQEVDREKRRLISGGIFLAIGSTLLLVVLICIHIIFYLSLKNYNNWNTEYNLLLIIFIDLLFAGLSLKLGGKLVKGPYLPQTLEGLGKTTKAVLGKK, from the coding sequence ATGGAAAAATCAAAAAATAAAAACTTTGCAAATACCGCTTCAAGAATTTCAGCCATAGCAAGTTCAGTGATGGATTTGCATGTAAGAATAGCCCTTCAAGAAGTAGATAGAGAAAAAAGAAGATTAATTAGTGGTGGAATATTTTTGGCAATTGGAAGCACATTATTATTAGTAGTTCTAATTTGCATCCATATTATTTTTTATCTTTCTCTAAAAAACTATAATAACTGGAATACTGAATATAATTTATTACTCATAATATTTATCGATTTATTGTTTGCAGGTTTAAGTTTGAAACTTGGAGGAAAATTAGTCAAAGGACCCTATCTTCCTCAAACTTTGGAGGGTTTAGGCAAGACTACAAAAGCCGTTTTAGGAAAAAAATAA